The window CTTCATACGTAAAGGATAATTGCTCCATGCTAATTTCTCTAAGCCATGACTTCACACGCCATTTAGCGATTGGAAGAGGTAAATCCGTTCTACTCGTTAAATATACCTGTATGTTTTCTGGTAAAAATTCAATAAATTGAACCATCATCTGATGGATTGTATCATTTTCAACTAAGTGATAATCATCTACTACAATATGAATGGTTTCCGGAATCAAACTCATTTCATATAAAAAAGTATCAATGAGAAATTCAAACGCAGAAGCCTCTTGTGAGTTAAACAAAGAAGAAAGCACATTATCAATGTTGCTTTGTGAAACATTGGATACTGTATGTACAACATATTTCCAAAAGCGTATAGGATCATTATCCGCCTTATCAATAGACATCCATGCGACTAGGTCAGTTGATTGATTGAACCACTGGCTGAGCAGGGTTGTCTTTCCATATCCTGCTGGTGCTCGGACAATAGTTATTTTTTGGGAACTATCATGTTGAAGTAAATAATTTAATCTATCTCTTTTAACCACTTTGTTCCTAGTGCGAGGCACAGTCGTTTTAGAACTTAACCAAACCATTTGCATTTATATCCTCCGTCTAATAATCCGTATTTTTTAGTTAGCCTTTTGCTTATTAAGCAATACCAATCTTTTAGTCTATTATACTTGTAAAAATATGAAGAGTATAAGAATAAAAGTCATATCAATTAACATTCCTCAGTAGTACCCAAAATGGAAGAACCATATAATGAAGACTATGTTTTAGGGCGAATAAACAGTCATTTGTGAAATTTCTATAAATTAGTTAAATCTATAAGGAGGAATAAAGCAAAATGAGTAATATTTTCACGTATGATATTAAAGACATAAAAGCTAATTCTATAAGCGGTCAAGATATTTATGTTGAGAATACGTTATTGATAAAAAAGGATACGATATTAACGAAAAGATTAATCACATTACTCAAAAATAGAAATGTAAAGACAATTTCAATAGTAGATGAGTTGAAAATGGAAGTGCCACTAGAAGATGGGTTGCATGTAGGTAACAACGGTTTTCTTAATGAAAAGGATGACTTGTCTACAACTGACTTAAAAAACATTTTTATAAAAAGCATGGAACAAGTTAGTAGAGAATCAAGGTATGGAAATATTTTAAAGAAAAAGAGTGAGATGGACTTAATAGAAAAAATATTTTTAGGTATTATGAAAAACCCTACATATAGTCGTATCTTATTTCAACTAAGGGAATGGGATTACTATTCATTTATACATTCGTTTGATGTATTTGTATTAGGGACATTATTTGCGTATGAAGAAAATATAGGGAACTTAGAAGAATTAGCATTGGGATATCTGTTCCATGATATTGGAAAACTCTTTATTCCGCAAAATCTATTAAAACAAAATGGGAAGTTGAGCTTTGAGGAATTTAGTTTGATTAAATCACACACAATAAGAGGATATGAAAAACTTCAATCAATGGATTTAGGACATATCGCTATTTATGCTAAGTATCACCATGAACGTCAGGATGGTACTGGATATCCAGAAGGCTTAGTAGGGAATCAACTTACCAATGAATTGAAAATTCTTCAAATTGTAGACGTATACTCTGCACTAACCACTAAAAGAATCTATAAAGAAGCATATTCAACCTCGGAAACGCTGTCTCTAATTTATCGAGATGTAAACAAGTTTGATATTCCTTTATTAAGTAGATTTGTTGAGTATTTAAAAGTGTATCCGGAGAATTCTATAGTTCTTTTATCTGATAATACATATGCAAAGGTAAAGCATGTGAATGAATCTTTGCCATGGATTCCAAAGGTAAGTAGAATAGATAAAGATAGTATTGAATTTTTTCTTCCTAATGACTTCCAATTAAAAATTGAAAAGATGATTACTTATGAATCCGAGAAAATGGATGATATATTTCAAATATTTATCAGAAACTTGCTAATGGACAATAAAATGGAAGTGAAAAATGAGTATGAAAAATTAATAGATGGATTGAAATTAGAAGAAGTATATACTAAAGTATTAATTCCTACTTATAATACAGTTAAAATATTGTTTGAACAAAACTTCATAACTGATGGTGAATTTAATAATTCAATGGAATCACTAAAAGAGATGTCTGAAGAAAAAAGATTTTATCTCTCTCTAGAAAAAGCTATAACAGAAACTGTTATTATTATTATTCCTCAGGAATATTTTTCTCACCCAATTATAAAATTTTTGCAAGGATTATTTCAAATTGAAAAAATCTATCCAATTATTCTTCGCTCTACAGCCACTTTCGAAAATATTTCAGCGATAATATCTAGTTGTATGGTGAAAAGCATCTGCATGATTAATATGGAAATACTAAATGGGCAATTTAGGAACTTACAACAAAGTCATATAAAGCTTCATCATATTGCCTTTAACAAAATAGAAAAGGTTATACAATCAATTAGGAAAAATCCAAATAAATCTCTTGATTTATATCAAGAACTATTTGAAAATAGTGAACCCCAAGTATTTGAGCATAGTGGAGGGTGAACTAGAGGGATAGAGTAACATAAGCTAACAGGACTAGGCGTATTAGTAACGTTTAAGCTATCGTTGTTCCTGACTTCAACTTATTTTCTTATTACTTTCTCTATCCCATAACTTCCCCGCACAGATATTATTTCGCTCTCACAAACAGCACCTTCAAATAATTACCTTCTTTAAAGAGGGGAGAAGTTTTAAAATCG is drawn from Psychrobacillus sp. INOP01 and contains these coding sequences:
- a CDS encoding HD-GYP domain-containing protein gives rise to the protein MSNIFTYDIKDIKANSISGQDIYVENTLLIKKDTILTKRLITLLKNRNVKTISIVDELKMEVPLEDGLHVGNNGFLNEKDDLSTTDLKNIFIKSMEQVSRESRYGNILKKKSEMDLIEKIFLGIMKNPTYSRILFQLREWDYYSFIHSFDVFVLGTLFAYEENIGNLEELALGYLFHDIGKLFIPQNLLKQNGKLSFEEFSLIKSHTIRGYEKLQSMDLGHIAIYAKYHHERQDGTGYPEGLVGNQLTNELKILQIVDVYSALTTKRIYKEAYSTSETLSLIYRDVNKFDIPLLSRFVEYLKVYPENSIVLLSDNTYAKVKHVNESLPWIPKVSRIDKDSIEFFLPNDFQLKIEKMITYESEKMDDIFQIFIRNLLMDNKMEVKNEYEKLIDGLKLEEVYTKVLIPTYNTVKILFEQNFITDGEFNNSMESLKEMSEEKRFYLSLEKAITETVIIIIPQEYFSHPIIKFLQGLFQIEKIYPIILRSTATFENISAIISSCMVKSICMINMEILNGQFRNLQQSHIKLHHIAFNKIEKVIQSIRKNPNKSLDLYQELFENSEPQVFEHSGG